From Diospyros lotus cultivar Yz01 chromosome 4, ASM1463336v1, whole genome shotgun sequence, a single genomic window includes:
- the LOC127800589 gene encoding homeobox-leucine zipper protein ATHB-6-like isoform X1, whose amino-acid sequence MKRLGSSDSLGAFMSIRPTITEEQSSGGNSHGYGREFQSILEGFDQEHGCVEESAQGGEKKRRLSVDQVKALEKNFEVENKLEPERKVRLAQELGLQPRQVAVWFQNRRARWKTKQLESDYGVLKANYESLKRDYDSLRHQNEALLKQVRELKSKLKEEKSEDLTASNSDDMKVNTELESGKQAGGSPSGNNSSIINGVVDDNSDSSAVLNEDNSSNAAAAMSSTGVSLIQNHHKFTAASSSSSPMLLKFGCSSAANYYQFSDDNDQRPLVKVEEHNLIVGDEACNFFCDDQAPTLHWYYSDDQWKI is encoded by the exons ATGAAGAGACTTGGCAGCTCAGATTCTTTGGGCGCTTTCATGTCCATCCGTCCAACCATCACAG AAGAGCAGAGCTCGGGAGGGAACAGCCATGGCTACGGCAGGGAATTCCAGTCGATCTTGGAAGGATTTGATCAGGAGCATGGCTGCGTGGAAGAGTCGGCGCAAGGCGGCGAGAAGAAGAGGCGATTGAGCGTGGATCAAGTGAAGGCATTGGAGAAGAATTTCGAAGTTGAGAACAAGCTCGAGCCCGAGAGGAAGGTGAGGCTGGCCCAAGAACTTGGGTTGCAGCCACGGCAGGTGGCCGTTTGGTTCCAGAACCGCCGCGCGCGGTGGAAAACCAAGCAGTTGGAGAGCGACTACGGCGTTCTCAAAGCCAATTACGAGTCTCTCAAGCGCGACTACGACTCTCTCCGTCACCAGAACGAAGCTCTACTCAAACAG GTACGAGAACTGAAATCGAAGttgaaggaagagaagagcGAAGATCTAACGGCATCCAATTCCGATGACATGAAAGTCAATACTGAATTGGAAAGCGGCAAACAGGCCGGCGGTTCACCTTCTGGCAACAACAGCAGCATTATTAATGGAGTGGTGGACGATAACAGCGACTCGAGCGCGGTGCTGAACGAAGACAACAGCTCGAACGCGGCAGCCGCCATGTCCTCCACCGGAGTGTCTCTCATCCAGAACCACCACAAGTTCACGGCGGCGAGCTCGTCGTCTTCGCCGATGCTGCTCAAGTTCGGCTGCAGTTCTGCCGCGAATTATTACCAGTTCTCCGATGATAATGATCAGCGGCCGCTTGTGAAGGTGGAGGAGCACAATTTGATCGTGGGCGACGAGGCTTGCAATTTCTTCTGCGACGACCAAGCTCCTACCCTCCATTGGTATTACTCCGATGATCAGTGGAAGATCTAG
- the LOC127800589 gene encoding homeobox-leucine zipper protein ATHB-6-like isoform X2, with the protein MKRLGSSDSLGAFMSIRPTITEQSSGGNSHGYGREFQSILEGFDQEHGCVEESAQGGEKKRRLSVDQVKALEKNFEVENKLEPERKVRLAQELGLQPRQVAVWFQNRRARWKTKQLESDYGVLKANYESLKRDYDSLRHQNEALLKQVRELKSKLKEEKSEDLTASNSDDMKVNTELESGKQAGGSPSGNNSSIINGVVDDNSDSSAVLNEDNSSNAAAAMSSTGVSLIQNHHKFTAASSSSSPMLLKFGCSSAANYYQFSDDNDQRPLVKVEEHNLIVGDEACNFFCDDQAPTLHWYYSDDQWKI; encoded by the exons ATGAAGAGACTTGGCAGCTCAGATTCTTTGGGCGCTTTCATGTCCATCCGTCCAACCATCACAG AGCAGAGCTCGGGAGGGAACAGCCATGGCTACGGCAGGGAATTCCAGTCGATCTTGGAAGGATTTGATCAGGAGCATGGCTGCGTGGAAGAGTCGGCGCAAGGCGGCGAGAAGAAGAGGCGATTGAGCGTGGATCAAGTGAAGGCATTGGAGAAGAATTTCGAAGTTGAGAACAAGCTCGAGCCCGAGAGGAAGGTGAGGCTGGCCCAAGAACTTGGGTTGCAGCCACGGCAGGTGGCCGTTTGGTTCCAGAACCGCCGCGCGCGGTGGAAAACCAAGCAGTTGGAGAGCGACTACGGCGTTCTCAAAGCCAATTACGAGTCTCTCAAGCGCGACTACGACTCTCTCCGTCACCAGAACGAAGCTCTACTCAAACAG GTACGAGAACTGAAATCGAAGttgaaggaagagaagagcGAAGATCTAACGGCATCCAATTCCGATGACATGAAAGTCAATACTGAATTGGAAAGCGGCAAACAGGCCGGCGGTTCACCTTCTGGCAACAACAGCAGCATTATTAATGGAGTGGTGGACGATAACAGCGACTCGAGCGCGGTGCTGAACGAAGACAACAGCTCGAACGCGGCAGCCGCCATGTCCTCCACCGGAGTGTCTCTCATCCAGAACCACCACAAGTTCACGGCGGCGAGCTCGTCGTCTTCGCCGATGCTGCTCAAGTTCGGCTGCAGTTCTGCCGCGAATTATTACCAGTTCTCCGATGATAATGATCAGCGGCCGCTTGTGAAGGTGGAGGAGCACAATTTGATCGTGGGCGACGAGGCTTGCAATTTCTTCTGCGACGACCAAGCTCCTACCCTCCATTGGTATTACTCCGATGATCAGTGGAAGATCTAG